One Deinococcus hopiensis KR-140 genomic window, CGGGGTTGCACTCACCAGTATTCCAGAACTGAGCGAGGGCGAGATCGAGCGCGGCCTGCTGGAACTGCGTAAACAAAGTGTAGACGGATTCCTGCTCGTCGCCCCTTTGCGCGGCGTCAACACTGAGCGGATTCGCAGCCTGTGCGGCCACACCCCCTTCGTGCTGCTCGACGCAGCGGAAACGGGTGGCACGCCGGGCGTCACCATTGACCAGATGTCTGGTGGCCGGTTGGCAGCGCAGCACCTCCTTGACCTGGGGCATGAGCACATCGCCCTGCTGTCTGGACCGCAGCGCTGGCACGACGCCCGGTTACGCCTGGAAGGTTGGCGCGCGGCCCTAACGCACGCGGGGTATACGCCCGTCTCAGTGCTAGAGGGCGACTGGACCGCCGCAAGCGGCTTTGGTCTCACCCAGGAACTTCTTGCGAGCCGCATCCCGTTCACGGCGCTTGTGGCGGGCAACGATCAGATGGCCCTCGGCGCACTTTGGGCCCTGCACGAACGGGGCGTCGCGGTGCCCAGCGACGTCTCCGTGCTGGGGTTCGACGACATTCCAGAAAGCCGCTTCTTTCACCCTCCGTTGACCACGGTGCGTCAAGACTTTGCCGCGTTGGGAGCACTCAGCCTGGCCGCGTTGTTGGAAGCCGTCGAGTCTCCCCGTGAAGCACAGGCCCTGCCCACGCGCGTTCTCCTACCGGAACTCGTCGTTCGCGCCAGCACCACCTCTCCAAGAAGGACGTGAAAAGCTCAAGTGATCAGCATTCCGGCCAACCCGTTATTTCATAACGGGCCGTCCCGAGCGGGGCGAGCAGGAAAAACGGTGACGGAGAGGCGTGAATTCCCGGAATGGGAGGGCCGGAACAGATGATCCGGAAACCGCATAACAGGTTCAGCGCTGTATAGGAGCAGGAAAATGAACCTTCAGCGGCTTCGAAGTACGCGTGGCACGGGGTTTTTCTCCACCAGAGAGCAAGGCACAGGAGTTCTCACCCACAGCTGGGGCATGGAGCACCGGGCAAGCATGGTTTTCAATGGAAAGACGCCGTTTAGGGCTTGAGGCTGGGGTAGCCGAGTAGGACGGAGACGAGGAAAAATGGAGACGGTATGTGCAGATACCGTCTCCATCATAGTTTAGGTCGTCGTGCGGTGATTCGTCAGCTCCACCGTTGGGCGAAGCGGCACTTCAGCGATCTGAAGCGATTTAAGCATCAGAAGCTGACGGATGCCCTGCTCGTGGCCCTCTTGCTCGCTCGCTTCGTGTTCAAGCAGTCGTATCCCTCGATCTGGTGGAACATGTTGAGGGAAGACCGCGTCGGTCTTCCCTCCGACACCCAGGCGTACATGCGAAGCGTGCGTCTGCTGGAACGCCTCGAAGCCTTGGTCAGCCCCGCCAAACGTTGTGCAGAAGTGATCATTGACTCCATGCCGCTCCCGGTGTGTCGCCCGAAACGAGGCAAGCGGTGCAAGTTCCCGGGAGCGAAATGGGGGTTTGGGACCCAGGGCGACGTGTACGGGTACAAGCTGCATGCCTGGGTGACACCCGCAGGGGAGATCGTCCAGTACCTCCTCAAACCCGCCAATCTTCACGACAGCACCGTCAGCGATGAGTTGAACCGGAGGTGGCCTGAGTTCGGCGGGCCAAAGATCATTGGGGACAAGGGCTATTGCTGCCTGGGCTACCTGTTCCCACCCAAGAAAAACACCCGCTATGACAACGGGTGGCGGCAAGACCGCCACCCCAAGCTCCGCAAACGCATTGAAACCGTCTTTTCACAATTGGTCGAAGCTCAAATTCGCTCCGTTCAGACCAAAACACTTCCCTCTCTCCGGCTCCGCGTCGTCCTGGCCGTCCTCGCCCATAACCTCGCTCAGCCCTAAACGGCGTGGAAATGGGGATTATTGGTACTCCGTTGACTGGCGGGAACCTGATGGATGGCGCCCGTGTTTATGAGGTCAGCGCGGTACGGAAAGAGTGGGAATCCCCTGTGTTCTTCGCCAGCACTTTCAGACTCAACGGAGTACCATTATTCACGCGTAAACGCAACAGCCCTGCTAAGTGTACATATTGGCAGCACCGACAAACCAAAAATTCATCTATCCAGATGTTTTTCCTGTAATTCTCCAGGAAAAGCCCTAGTTCACGTCCCGTGGAGTTCCGCATTCGATTTGGCTTTGATAGATTTAAACGAAGACTCCACTGAATTAAGAATTTCAGCAGAGTCTCCCATTGTCATCAAAATTTAGAAAGCCGAGCTCAGTAGCGCTTTAGCATTGGTTTTGTCAAAGAGCCGATCATCATTTACCAACCGAGTGGGAATCTTCTTGCCAGCAGCATAATCCTTGAGCGTTTGGAAGGCCTTAGGACCAAAGCGAGGATTGCATTCCACCGAAGCACCGAGCTTTCCATCAATAATGGCTTGGAGAGCTTCCTTATTGCCATCGATACTGACGAGAACGATATCTTTACCCGGCTTACGGCCGGCAGCCTCCAGGCTGGGAATGGCTCCAAACGCCATTTCATCGTTGTGAGCATAGACAGCAGTCACTTCCGGATGGGATTTAATCAAGCTGGCCATAACTTTTTGTCCCTCTTCACGAGTAAAGTTTCCACTCTTGGAGGCAACGACCTGAATCCCCGGGTATTTGCGAATGTAGTCAGCAAAACCCTTCTGACGGTTCAAGGCCGGGGAAGAACCTTCAGTACCCTGCAACTCAATAACTTTCGCCTTGCCGCCCGTTGTTTTTACCAGCCATTCGGCTGCGCGACGACCCTCTTCATAGAAGTCCGAACCAATA contains:
- a CDS encoding ABC transporter substrate-binding protein, with the translated sequence MKSKIVLMSIAAATVTLAAAQGDALPKLPVKAKYRVCFNQSEMDNPWRFALTASMEDEAKRLGWTLIFTNANGSAKKQVADVRSCIAQRVDAIFLTPREKKPLATVVMEAKRAGIPLFVIDRGVDETVAKPGRDFISFIGSDFYEEGRRAAEWLVKTTGGKAKVIELQGTEGSSPALNRQKGFADYIRKYPGIQVVASKSGNFTREEGQKVMASLIKSHPEVTAVYAHNDEMAFGAIPSLEAAGRKPGKDIVLVSIDGNKEALQAIIDGKLGASVECNPRFGPKAFQTLKDYAAGKKIPTRLVNDDRLFDKTNAKALLSSAF
- a CDS encoding IS982 family transposase, yielding MCRYRLHHSLGRRAVIRQLHRWAKRHFSDLKRFKHQKLTDALLVALLLARFVFKQSYPSIWWNMLREDRVGLPSDTQAYMRSVRLLERLEALVSPAKRCAEVIIDSMPLPVCRPKRGKRCKFPGAKWGFGTQGDVYGYKLHAWVTPAGEIVQYLLKPANLHDSTVSDELNRRWPEFGGPKIIGDKGYCCLGYLFPPKKNTRYDNGWRQDRHPKLRKRIETVFSQLVEAQIRSVQTKTLPSLRLRVVLAVLAHNLAQP
- a CDS encoding substrate-binding domain-containing protein, with protein sequence MPPFVSGSRVTIHDVARHAGVSHQTVSRVINEHLSVAPSTRQKVLEAIETLKYQPNQAARSLVTQRSGTLGIVSFGLTYYGPAQMVVNIERAARLRGYGVALTSIPELSEGEIERGLLELRKQSVDGFLLVAPLRGVNTERIRSLCGHTPFVLLDAAETGGTPGVTIDQMSGGRLAAQHLLDLGHEHIALLSGPQRWHDARLRLEGWRAALTHAGYTPVSVLEGDWTAASGFGLTQELLASRIPFTALVAGNDQMALGALWALHERGVAVPSDVSVLGFDDIPESRFFHPPLTTVRQDFAALGALSLAALLEAVESPREAQALPTRVLLPELVVRASTTSPRRT